The proteins below are encoded in one region of Cololabis saira isolate AMF1-May2022 chromosome 21, fColSai1.1, whole genome shotgun sequence:
- the olfm2a gene encoding noelin-2a isoform X1, protein MTVPMLKIGAVLSTMAMVTNWMSQTLPSLVGLNGTTISRGGTSERIVSALYPSPEEGWQIYSSAQDADGKCICTVVAPAQNMCNRDPRSRQLRQLMEKVQNISQSMEVLDLRTYRDLQYVRNTESLMKVVDGKLKVASENPRSLNPKGFQELKDKVTQLLPLLPVLEQYKADAKMILRLREEVRNLSLVLMTIQEEMGAYDYEELRQRVLLLETRLHSCMQKLGCGKLTGVSNPITVRASGSRFGSWMTDTMIPSSDNRVWSMDGYFKGRRVLEYRTMNDFMKGQNFVQHLLPHPWAGTGHVVYNGSLYYNKYQSNIIIKYHFRSRSVLVQRSLSGAGYNNTFPYSWGGSSDIDLMADENGLWAVYTTIPNAGNIVISRLEPQSLEVLQTWDTGFPKRSAGESFMICGILYVTNSHLAGAKIYFAYYTNTSSYEYTDIPFHNQYSHISMMDYNPRERVLYTWNNGHQVLYNVTLFQVIKTSGD, encoded by the exons GCTCTTTACCCTAGTCCAGAGGAAGGCTGGCAAATCTACAGCTCGGCGCAGGACGCAGATGGAAAGTGCATCTGTACCGTTGTTGCACCAGCCCAGAACATGTGTAACCGGGACCCGCGCAGCCGGCAGCTCCGCCAGCTCATGGAGAAG GTCCAGAACATCAGCCAGTCAATGGAAGTCCTGGACCTGCGGACCTACCGAGATCTCCAGTATGTGAGGAACACAGAGAGTCTAATGAAAGTGGTCGATGGAAAGCTGAAGGTGGCCTCCGAAAACCCCCGCAGCCTCAATCCAAAGGGCTTTCAG GAGTTAAAAGACAAGGTAACCCAGCTGCTCCCCCTGCTGCCAGTGCTGGAACAGTACAAGGCTGATGCCAAGATGATCCTGCGTCTCCGGGAGGAGGTGAGGAATTTATCCTTGGTGCTCATGACCATCCAGGAGGAGATGGGGGCCTACGACTATGAGGAGCTGCGTCAGAGAGTCCTTCTACTGGAAACCCGGCTTCACTCCTGCATGCAGAAATTAG GCTGCGGCAAACTCACTGGTGTGAGTAATCCCATCACAGTGCGTGCGTCAGGGTCAAGGTTTGGCTCGTGGATGACAGACACCATGATACCCAGCTCAGACAACAGG GTATGGTCCATGGATGGCTACTTCAAGGGGCGTCGTGTCCTGGAGTACCGCACGATGAATGATTTCATGAAGGGCCAGAACTTCGTGCAGCACTTGCTGCCGCACCCCTGGGCTGGCACTGGTCACGTGGTCTACAATGGCTCGCTGTACTACAACAAGTACCAGAGCAACATTATTATCAAGTACCACTTCCGTTCTCGAAGTGTGCTGGTGCAGCGCAGCCTGAGCGGGGCCGGCTACAACAACACCTTCCCGTACTCCTGGGGCGGCTCCTCTGATATCGACCTGATGGCGGACGAGAACGGCTTGTGGGCGGTTTACACCACCATACCCAATGCTGGGAACATTGTCATCAGCCGCCTGGAGCCCCAGAGTCTGGAGGTGCTGCAAACCTGGGACACAGGCTTTCCCAAGCGCAGCGCTGGAGAGTCTTTCATGATTTGTGGCATACTTTATGTCACCAACTCCCATCTTGCTGGTGCTAAGATCTACTTTGCCTACTACACCAATACATCAAGCTATGAGTACACAGATATCCCATTCCACAATCAGTACTCCCACATCTCAATGATGGATTACAACCCCAGGGAGAGGGTTCTGTACACCTGGAACAACGGACACCAGGTGCTTTACAATGTCACACTCTTTCAGGTTATAAAGACTTCTGGGGACTGA
- the olfm2a gene encoding noelin-2a isoform X2, producing the protein MHLFSAMFLLVMLAGMPSEALYPSPEEGWQIYSSAQDADGKCICTVVAPAQNMCNRDPRSRQLRQLMEKVQNISQSMEVLDLRTYRDLQYVRNTESLMKVVDGKLKVASENPRSLNPKGFQELKDKVTQLLPLLPVLEQYKADAKMILRLREEVRNLSLVLMTIQEEMGAYDYEELRQRVLLLETRLHSCMQKLGCGKLTGVSNPITVRASGSRFGSWMTDTMIPSSDNRVWSMDGYFKGRRVLEYRTMNDFMKGQNFVQHLLPHPWAGTGHVVYNGSLYYNKYQSNIIIKYHFRSRSVLVQRSLSGAGYNNTFPYSWGGSSDIDLMADENGLWAVYTTIPNAGNIVISRLEPQSLEVLQTWDTGFPKRSAGESFMICGILYVTNSHLAGAKIYFAYYTNTSSYEYTDIPFHNQYSHISMMDYNPRERVLYTWNNGHQVLYNVTLFQVIKTSGD; encoded by the exons GCTCTTTACCCTAGTCCAGAGGAAGGCTGGCAAATCTACAGCTCGGCGCAGGACGCAGATGGAAAGTGCATCTGTACCGTTGTTGCACCAGCCCAGAACATGTGTAACCGGGACCCGCGCAGCCGGCAGCTCCGCCAGCTCATGGAGAAG GTCCAGAACATCAGCCAGTCAATGGAAGTCCTGGACCTGCGGACCTACCGAGATCTCCAGTATGTGAGGAACACAGAGAGTCTAATGAAAGTGGTCGATGGAAAGCTGAAGGTGGCCTCCGAAAACCCCCGCAGCCTCAATCCAAAGGGCTTTCAG GAGTTAAAAGACAAGGTAACCCAGCTGCTCCCCCTGCTGCCAGTGCTGGAACAGTACAAGGCTGATGCCAAGATGATCCTGCGTCTCCGGGAGGAGGTGAGGAATTTATCCTTGGTGCTCATGACCATCCAGGAGGAGATGGGGGCCTACGACTATGAGGAGCTGCGTCAGAGAGTCCTTCTACTGGAAACCCGGCTTCACTCCTGCATGCAGAAATTAG GCTGCGGCAAACTCACTGGTGTGAGTAATCCCATCACAGTGCGTGCGTCAGGGTCAAGGTTTGGCTCGTGGATGACAGACACCATGATACCCAGCTCAGACAACAGG GTATGGTCCATGGATGGCTACTTCAAGGGGCGTCGTGTCCTGGAGTACCGCACGATGAATGATTTCATGAAGGGCCAGAACTTCGTGCAGCACTTGCTGCCGCACCCCTGGGCTGGCACTGGTCACGTGGTCTACAATGGCTCGCTGTACTACAACAAGTACCAGAGCAACATTATTATCAAGTACCACTTCCGTTCTCGAAGTGTGCTGGTGCAGCGCAGCCTGAGCGGGGCCGGCTACAACAACACCTTCCCGTACTCCTGGGGCGGCTCCTCTGATATCGACCTGATGGCGGACGAGAACGGCTTGTGGGCGGTTTACACCACCATACCCAATGCTGGGAACATTGTCATCAGCCGCCTGGAGCCCCAGAGTCTGGAGGTGCTGCAAACCTGGGACACAGGCTTTCCCAAGCGCAGCGCTGGAGAGTCTTTCATGATTTGTGGCATACTTTATGTCACCAACTCCCATCTTGCTGGTGCTAAGATCTACTTTGCCTACTACACCAATACATCAAGCTATGAGTACACAGATATCCCATTCCACAATCAGTACTCCCACATCTCAATGATGGATTACAACCCCAGGGAGAGGGTTCTGTACACCTGGAACAACGGACACCAGGTGCTTTACAATGTCACACTCTTTCAGGTTATAAAGACTTCTGGGGACTGA